In Sinorhizobium sojae CCBAU 05684, a single window of DNA contains:
- a CDS encoding TniQ family protein gives MPRQPSHDAGTSSRQLPVILAPHADELLSSWISRHASFYAIPPLGMLRHCLPEVSSLRSADRNLTATQVTRLAGIFSTEPATLRRMTFSNVAPASRRLIAARPLQSCACHSGDHEPRPLLRSQFLGWRITCPLCGDLLERAGGHDRPSPFDRYKGPRS, from the coding sequence ATGCCGAGGCAGCCTTCGCATGACGCGGGAACATCCTCGCGGCAATTGCCGGTAATCTTGGCGCCCCACGCCGACGAGCTCTTGTCGTCGTGGATCAGCCGGCATGCTTCCTTCTATGCGATCCCGCCACTTGGTATGCTGCGGCATTGTCTTCCCGAGGTGTCGTCTTTGCGCTCGGCCGATCGCAATCTGACGGCTACTCAGGTCACCCGCCTCGCCGGCATCTTCTCCACCGAACCGGCCACCCTGCGCCGCATGACCTTTTCGAATGTGGCGCCAGCATCGCGACGCCTGATTGCGGCCAGACCGCTACAGTCCTGTGCCTGTCATTCGGGTGACCACGAACCGAGGCCTCTCCTTCGCAGCCAGTTTCTCGGCTGGCGCATCACCTGTCCGCTTTGCGGCGACCTGCTCGAGCGCGCAGGAGGGCATGATCGCCCCTCTCCTTTCGACCGCTATAAAGGGCCGCGCTCATAG
- a CDS encoding SAVED domain-containing protein — MTDKQPAPTLTDYRGMGGVIAQNGFEYQIWDGLARLPAWLVNPAFEGMIFEGLEDLEARFFAPLAPHGSVIDRHQAKSGVLKPADVKEIVEGFSHYHDSYPDTARTHILVTPQIPATLAYMAKDRDRVRKARPFYDPFTEIKAHFDAKFRADVVAQYPDPLGGFVVDFVDFDERNIPDENTARSLFDSAFHEAFPALDLKSSQLQKIFDDLLAMAKANHNIGSFLTRSALVQCIEAAMDESLPLPPFALHILSDRKESNPSMLELDAAAFSAGAGSTADWHEGLLKPLQRTATWLKQQGASRLTLQGSYRLSAGFALGWSFRSASGFDIDILTRDGVWATDDRPEAGAAYPQWDVSEPQLDPGDVLTVSIGILRDPFRDLVSSGIPAEKIQRFQLSVPVTSAKEMQAIVGQVKGRIARLAAKYQLKQIQFYYAGPSQFAVALGHRWNTMPETVLHEFNAGTREYVATLTLK, encoded by the coding sequence ATGACCGACAAGCAGCCAGCGCCAACGCTGACCGATTACAGAGGTATGGGTGGCGTGATCGCCCAGAATGGTTTTGAATACCAGATCTGGGACGGCCTTGCCCGACTGCCGGCCTGGCTCGTGAATCCCGCGTTCGAAGGCATGATCTTCGAAGGTCTCGAAGATCTCGAAGCCCGCTTTTTTGCGCCTCTGGCGCCACACGGCTCAGTCATCGACCGCCATCAGGCCAAGTCGGGTGTTCTTAAGCCGGCCGACGTCAAGGAGATCGTGGAAGGGTTCTCTCATTATCATGATAGCTACCCCGATACCGCGAGAACCCATATTCTCGTCACGCCGCAGATTCCCGCCACCTTGGCTTACATGGCGAAGGACCGGGACCGGGTCCGGAAGGCGCGCCCATTCTATGATCCGTTTACGGAGATCAAGGCACACTTCGATGCCAAGTTCCGAGCCGATGTTGTCGCTCAATATCCGGATCCGCTTGGCGGATTCGTGGTCGATTTTGTAGACTTTGACGAACGCAACATACCGGACGAAAACACAGCCCGAAGCCTGTTTGATAGTGCGTTCCATGAGGCGTTTCCCGCCTTGGACCTCAAGTCCAGCCAGCTCCAGAAGATCTTCGACGATCTTCTCGCAATGGCCAAGGCGAACCACAACATCGGCAGTTTCCTGACCCGATCGGCCTTGGTTCAGTGTATTGAAGCAGCGATGGACGAAAGCCTGCCTTTGCCACCCTTCGCTCTGCATATTCTCTCCGACCGGAAGGAGAGTAATCCCTCGATGCTGGAACTGGACGCCGCCGCATTTTCGGCCGGCGCCGGCAGCACGGCCGACTGGCATGAAGGATTGCTCAAGCCTCTGCAGCGAACGGCCACCTGGCTGAAGCAACAGGGAGCGTCCCGCCTGACTCTGCAGGGATCCTATCGTCTGTCGGCCGGCTTTGCTCTCGGATGGTCGTTTCGATCAGCCTCCGGCTTCGACATCGATATCCTGACCCGTGACGGCGTATGGGCAACGGACGATCGTCCTGAGGCAGGCGCTGCGTATCCTCAATGGGACGTGTCGGAGCCTCAGCTGGATCCAGGTGATGTTTTGACCGTGAGCATCGGGATCCTCCGGGACCCTTTCCGCGATCTGGTCTCATCGGGGATTCCTGCCGAAAAAATCCAGCGCTTCCAACTCTCAGTGCCGGTTACGTCGGCCAAAGAAATGCAGGCGATCGTCGGGCAGGTCAAAGGGCGCATTGCCCGTCTTGCGGCAAAATACCAGCTGAAGCAGATCCAGTTCTATTATGCCGGTCCATCTCAGTTCGCCGTCGCGCTCGGCCACCGGTGGAATACCATGCCTGAAACAGTGCTCCACGAGTTCAACGCTGGAACCCGAGAATATGTGGCTACGCTGACGCTCAAATAG
- a CDS encoding TniB family NTP-binding protein, translating to MNNEISHLTASAAALLAETDEQRIRAIRSRRWVLYPRAKQALDRLNRLLDHPRGTRMPSVAIYGDSGMGKTMIMKRFRDQHPPTFNSLTGTLKTPVLAMEMTSRPGERRFYAELLTLLGAPQRPRADIAQMEQAALRIMEAIGVQVLVIDEVHNILAGTYREQRIVLNTLRFLSNRLRISLVCFGVNEAREAISGDVQLARRFEQFTLSRWAANEQFETLVVSILRNTPLRQSSVLTAKSLRRMLQITEGITANIFHTINTLAIEAIESGREQITNEAIEKWEPEFDAEAAFA from the coding sequence ATGAACAACGAAATCTCCCACCTGACCGCGAGCGCCGCAGCGCTGCTTGCTGAAACGGACGAGCAACGCATTCGTGCGATACGATCGCGCCGGTGGGTGCTCTACCCGCGCGCCAAGCAGGCGCTCGATCGGCTGAACCGGCTCCTCGATCATCCACGAGGAACGCGGATGCCTTCCGTCGCTATCTATGGCGACAGCGGCATGGGCAAGACGATGATCATGAAGCGTTTCCGCGACCAGCATCCGCCAACGTTCAATTCGCTGACGGGAACACTGAAGACACCGGTTTTGGCGATGGAGATGACCAGCCGGCCCGGCGAACGGCGGTTCTACGCTGAACTGCTGACCCTGCTCGGCGCACCCCAGCGGCCGCGGGCCGATATCGCCCAGATGGAGCAGGCTGCATTGCGGATCATGGAAGCGATCGGCGTGCAGGTGCTGGTGATCGACGAGGTGCACAACATTCTCGCCGGAACCTATCGTGAGCAGCGCATCGTTCTCAACACTCTGCGCTTTCTTAGCAATCGTCTGCGGATCTCACTCGTTTGCTTCGGCGTCAACGAGGCGCGGGAAGCCATTAGCGGCGACGTGCAACTGGCCCGCCGGTTCGAGCAATTCACGTTGAGCCGCTGGGCTGCAAACGAACAGTTCGAGACTCTGGTCGTGTCAATCTTGCGCAACACTCCATTGCGGCAGTCCTCGGTGTTAACTGCAAAATCGCTGCGGCGGATGCTGCAGATCACCGAGGGCATTACCGCCAACATTTTCCACACCATCAACACCCTCGCCATTGAGGCCATCGAAAGCGGACGCGAGCAGATTACCAACGAAGCGATCGAGAAGTGGGAGCCGGAGTTTGATGCCGAGGCAGCCTTCGCATGA
- a CDS encoding DUF1353 domain-containing protein, whose amino-acid sequence MGRTIDQRFPVAATVFLATTLAFVSHSKADFVGSLELLPPGCETAGNCRLGQDFGFVDASGLGWQASKGLLTDGASIPPWARPLVGAPFEAAFIKAAVIHDHYCDRHVRPWRQTHRVFYDALIASQVSKSKAGVMYFAVMIGGPKWARLIRGRPCPVGMSCINQVNVTNSVPGSAIALGEAGELYVSRPDEYGSARFVNTLSGHLPDLEKSGEGLTAEDVERLAGKAMADDFYYRNGDEVGSGVSVTLQTE is encoded by the coding sequence ATGGGACGAACAATCGATCAGCGTTTCCCGGTCGCCGCTACGGTTTTCCTGGCAACGACACTCGCCTTCGTTTCTCACTCGAAGGCAGACTTCGTTGGTAGTCTCGAGCTCCTGCCTCCGGGGTGCGAGACCGCGGGAAACTGCAGACTAGGCCAGGACTTCGGTTTCGTGGACGCGAGCGGACTAGGCTGGCAGGCAAGTAAGGGCCTGCTGACTGATGGGGCGTCCATTCCCCCTTGGGCGAGGCCACTTGTGGGCGCCCCTTTCGAGGCAGCGTTCATCAAGGCGGCTGTGATCCATGACCATTATTGTGACAGACACGTTCGCCCTTGGAGGCAGACCCACAGAGTTTTCTATGACGCATTGATCGCAAGCCAAGTCTCAAAATCGAAGGCTGGGGTCATGTATTTCGCTGTGATGATCGGCGGCCCCAAATGGGCCAGACTAATAAGAGGCAGACCGTGCCCCGTGGGAATGAGTTGCATCAACCAGGTAAACGTCACCAACTCGGTACCGGGAAGCGCGATCGCATTGGGCGAAGCTGGAGAGCTGTACGTCTCGCGGCCAGACGAATACGGTTCTGCCCGATTTGTGAACACCCTTTCTGGCCATCTGCCTGACCTTGAAAAGTCGGGAGAAGGGCTGACGGCAGAAGACGTCGAACGGTTGGCCGGGAAGGCGATGGCGGACGATTTCTATTATAGGAACGGAGACGAAGTGGGGTCCGGTGTGAGCGTTACGCTGCAGACCGAATAA
- a CDS encoding helix-turn-helix domain-containing protein — MNEFEEKLVRAVREKREREGFSIRALSGIVGISFSTLARIERGDGSPDNNSKIRLLEWLGPDADAHELGFDQVAFVHFRAGKNASSGTVQTLLRAAACLRQHYAEGDTSEPSNALTDGEVIVMSKEELEQTAEDFRKDLGLKKNDPLDPFFLIVDSVTVERLRDSSCIDEKTRNTLAGPSCNEWSAMSIPLNAVQDSWVVFLNDSHTIERQRVTLLEEYWHILSGHKLTKIAKIAGSFGRTYDSAEEHDAYFLASATLLPRDAVKRMISDGKSAAEIASFFGTSPELVEYRIKRLGLWRDHIGKKVSLAKP, encoded by the coding sequence ATGAACGAATTCGAGGAAAAACTCGTCAGGGCCGTCCGCGAGAAGCGAGAACGCGAAGGCTTCAGCATTAGGGCGCTGTCGGGGATCGTGGGGATCAGTTTCTCCACGCTGGCCCGCATCGAGCGGGGCGATGGATCGCCCGACAACAACTCCAAGATCAGGCTGCTCGAGTGGCTCGGCCCGGACGCCGATGCACATGAGCTCGGCTTTGACCAGGTGGCATTCGTCCACTTCCGCGCCGGGAAGAACGCATCCTCCGGGACGGTGCAAACCTTGCTGCGGGCCGCGGCATGTCTTCGGCAGCACTATGCCGAGGGAGACACATCGGAGCCGAGCAATGCGCTAACAGATGGTGAAGTTATCGTTATGTCCAAGGAGGAACTAGAGCAGACCGCTGAAGATTTCCGAAAGGACTTAGGATTGAAGAAGAACGATCCATTGGATCCGTTCTTTTTGATTGTCGATTCAGTCACAGTAGAGCGGCTGCGGGATTCATCCTGCATCGATGAGAAAACAAGAAACACGCTTGCAGGACCATCGTGCAACGAGTGGTCGGCGATGAGCATTCCGTTGAACGCTGTTCAGGATAGCTGGGTTGTTTTTCTAAACGACTCCCATACCATAGAGAGACAAAGAGTAACGCTGCTCGAAGAGTATTGGCACATTCTTTCCGGGCATAAGCTTACTAAGATAGCGAAGATTGCCGGCTCCTTCGGCCGTACGTACGACAGTGCTGAAGAACACGACGCTTATTTCCTTGCGTCGGCGACGTTGCTCCCACGAGATGCGGTCAAGCGAATGATCTCGGATGGCAAGAGTGCCGCTGAGATTGCGTCTTTCTTCGGGACCTCACCAGAGCTGGTTGAATATCGAATAAAGCGGCTTGGACTTTGGCGCGATCATATCGGAAAGAAGGTGAGCCTCGCTAAGCCCTAA
- a CDS encoding S8 family peptidase, which produces MLYRTITLLGLATLSSIAVALPTHGQSTFSKSGTALPSKDASAAIEQLGTVGVEEWKKQRTQPRELTADTEGLDPAGKAALEMSGEQTKSMPFVVPNSMIIQFKPNTTPEQIEDYVETKNVEVIQTFPNIGAIQIDVDISQYFEPRLSDQSSNDAILRGVTTAISEFRKDSRVQAATPDILLTDKSGNDPEADPTSALPPETAAPVAAMAGEVMDWGVSDIEADQLWNMPGARDGAILGVLDVGFSRHTDLIFLGLPPDTKPDNHGNHVAGIGCGLHNGKGVQGVLPNCFVRARAGDVFFEAMEGNPELRFMVLFGQILSTLDRFVLEQSDIRTFNVSLGYNWRRNFGINPDLPESSQWRTLVEMQGLMLVTVLERADQSGKVIFSAAGNDSSGLGVPIQAKYASPFNWAAITARERGIADNGYIVGAHGSNGSRAGFSNSGAQISCPGVNVLSAVAFDANSQPSESAYGKMSGTSMASPYCAAAHVLLKLVRPGYTGAEIARCMLATSVNTDDGTPRLKLTQALAACPPRG; this is translated from the coding sequence ATGTTGTACAGAACGATCACCCTGTTAGGGCTGGCGACGCTATCTTCGATTGCAGTTGCTTTGCCCACGCATGGGCAATCCACGTTTTCCAAATCCGGAACCGCTCTCCCATCGAAAGACGCTAGCGCCGCGATCGAGCAACTCGGTACCGTTGGCGTCGAGGAATGGAAGAAGCAAAGGACACAGCCGCGGGAGCTGACGGCCGACACCGAGGGACTCGATCCTGCCGGGAAAGCCGCTCTGGAAATGAGCGGCGAGCAGACCAAGAGCATGCCGTTCGTGGTGCCGAACTCGATGATAATACAGTTCAAGCCCAACACCACCCCTGAGCAGATTGAAGACTATGTGGAGACGAAGAACGTCGAAGTCATTCAAACGTTTCCGAACATCGGGGCGATTCAGATCGACGTGGACATCTCGCAATACTTCGAGCCGAGATTGTCCGACCAAAGTTCCAACGATGCGATTCTGCGGGGCGTTACCACAGCTATCTCGGAATTCAGGAAGGACAGCCGGGTTCAAGCCGCCACGCCCGACATCCTTCTAACCGACAAAAGCGGAAACGACCCGGAAGCTGACCCGACCAGCGCGCTCCCCCCAGAGACAGCTGCGCCCGTGGCTGCGATGGCTGGCGAAGTAATGGACTGGGGCGTAAGCGACATAGAAGCCGATCAACTGTGGAACATGCCCGGAGCCCGCGACGGAGCAATCTTGGGCGTCCTTGACGTTGGATTTTCGCGACACACGGATCTTATCTTCCTCGGGCTGCCGCCAGATACAAAACCGGACAACCACGGCAATCATGTCGCCGGGATTGGCTGTGGGCTTCACAACGGAAAAGGCGTCCAAGGCGTCCTTCCGAACTGTTTCGTCAGGGCCCGCGCAGGCGACGTCTTTTTCGAGGCTATGGAAGGAAACCCCGAACTGAGATTCATGGTGCTTTTTGGCCAGATTCTCAGCACATTGGATAGGTTTGTGCTGGAGCAGAGCGACATAAGGACGTTCAACGTCAGCCTCGGATATAACTGGAGACGCAACTTCGGCATCAATCCTGATCTCCCAGAGTCCTCTCAATGGAGAACGCTGGTGGAGATGCAAGGGCTTATGCTCGTAACCGTGCTTGAGCGGGCTGATCAGAGTGGAAAGGTAATATTCTCGGCTGCCGGCAATGACAGTTCCGGACTCGGTGTCCCGATCCAAGCGAAGTATGCAAGCCCCTTCAACTGGGCCGCCATCACCGCACGCGAACGGGGTATCGCCGACAACGGATACATCGTGGGAGCACATGGATCTAACGGCAGCAGGGCTGGCTTTTCGAACAGCGGAGCCCAGATATCCTGCCCGGGTGTCAACGTCCTCAGCGCCGTTGCCTTCGACGCGAATAGTCAGCCTTCAGAGTCCGCCTATGGAAAGATGAGCGGGACATCGATGGCATCACCGTACTGCGCTGCGGCTCATGTTCTGCTGAAGCTCGTGCGGCCCGGCTACACCGGCGCAGAGATCGCACGGTGCATGTTGGCGACAAGCGTCAACACAGACGACGGCACGCCGCGCCTTAAGCTGACGCAAGCGCTGGCCGCATGTCCTCCGCGCGGATGA
- a CDS encoding type II toxin-antitoxin system RelB/DinJ family antitoxin — protein sequence MVSNALVQTRIDADVKERATAVLENMGLTLSDAVRILLTRTANEGALPLELVSHSEAYDTWFRAKVLQALQDTRPDVDDADADVHFRERRAAALRKAVAGDRTHVR from the coding sequence ATGGTTTCAAATGCACTGGTCCAGACCCGGATTGATGCCGACGTCAAAGAGCGCGCCACGGCGGTTCTAGAAAACATGGGACTCACGCTCTCAGATGCCGTTCGAATCCTGTTAACCCGGACGGCGAATGAAGGCGCTCTGCCGCTTGAACTTGTCAGTCATAGCGAGGCTTACGATACCTGGTTCCGCGCGAAAGTGTTGCAGGCGCTCCAGGACACCCGACCGGACGTCGATGATGCTGACGCCGATGTGCACTTTCGCGAGCGTCGGGCGGCCGCCCTGCGTAAGGCCGTAGCGGGTGACCGAACCCATGTGCGGTAA
- a CDS encoding Mu transposase C-terminal domain-containing protein: MTAGDVALLATELEVSRATAYRLIKLFRAGGTVMSLVDRKRGRPQGHRVLDDQREEIIRTTINRYYLTRNRPTVSQLVRDVQTNCMSAGLKPPHRRTIKARLEEIDLQKRAKRRGETEIVKQTQAVPGVFAASRPLQVVQVDHTKADIFVVDEETRQPIGRPWLTLAMDVCSRMVTGFYLTMDAPSRLSTSLCLLHSVFDKSAWLREREITEPWPVAGLPETLHVDNGADFRSRAFKRGCQDAGIAIAWRPPAEPRFGGHIERLIGTQMGKLHLLPGTTFSSAQELGEYDSKRHSALTLRELERYIVLDIVGSYHQSIHSSLGRPPIAVWREHEGEIPLRLPQDRMRFWLAFLPEQERTLRPNGIHLFGLRYWSAALSADVGRSNRRLLVKYDPRDMARIFVRRPSGNFVEARYADLTLPSVTLHEAVAARRTLLAKGRQEINTRAIVGTAIAQRQLVDAATKKTAAVRRGGAGKPKTNVDDRGWGSLRGIDSSKPVPFVEDTE; this comes from the coding sequence ATGACAGCCGGAGATGTGGCACTGCTTGCGACCGAGCTCGAAGTCAGTCGAGCGACCGCGTATCGCCTTATCAAGCTGTTTCGAGCCGGTGGCACGGTCATGTCGTTGGTGGATCGCAAGCGCGGTCGACCGCAGGGCCACCGGGTACTGGATGACCAGCGGGAAGAGATCATCCGCACGACGATCAACAGATACTACCTGACACGAAACCGGCCGACAGTTTCGCAGCTGGTCCGGGATGTGCAGACGAACTGCATGTCGGCCGGGCTCAAGCCGCCGCATCGCCGAACGATCAAGGCTCGTCTCGAGGAGATCGATCTGCAGAAGCGCGCCAAACGACGCGGCGAAACCGAGATCGTGAAGCAGACACAGGCCGTTCCTGGGGTGTTTGCCGCCTCCCGGCCTTTGCAGGTCGTTCAGGTCGACCATACGAAGGCGGACATCTTTGTCGTCGACGAGGAGACCCGGCAGCCGATCGGCCGGCCCTGGCTGACACTGGCGATGGATGTCTGCAGCCGCATGGTGACGGGATTTTACCTGACGATGGATGCGCCCTCCCGGCTGTCGACCAGTCTGTGCCTGCTGCACTCAGTCTTCGACAAATCGGCCTGGTTGCGGGAGCGCGAGATCACCGAACCTTGGCCCGTCGCCGGTCTGCCGGAGACGCTGCACGTCGACAACGGCGCCGACTTCAGGAGCCGTGCTTTCAAGAGAGGGTGCCAGGATGCAGGCATTGCGATCGCATGGCGACCGCCGGCTGAGCCGCGCTTCGGTGGCCATATCGAGCGTCTGATCGGCACCCAGATGGGAAAACTCCACCTGCTGCCCGGCACGACTTTCAGCAGTGCGCAGGAGCTTGGCGAATACGATTCCAAGCGGCATTCGGCGCTCACTTTGCGCGAACTCGAGCGCTACATCGTCCTCGACATTGTCGGCTCCTATCATCAGTCGATCCACAGCAGCTTGGGCCGCCCGCCAATTGCCGTCTGGCGGGAGCACGAGGGCGAGATTCCGCTGCGACTGCCGCAGGATCGAATGCGTTTCTGGCTGGCGTTCCTGCCCGAACAGGAGCGCACATTGCGGCCAAACGGTATTCATCTGTTTGGCCTGCGCTACTGGTCAGCTGCGCTCAGCGCCGACGTCGGTCGCTCGAACCGTCGCCTGCTCGTTAAATACGACCCTCGGGACATGGCCCGTATCTTCGTACGGCGACCTTCGGGCAATTTCGTGGAAGCCCGCTATGCTGATTTGACCCTGCCTTCGGTGACACTTCATGAGGCCGTGGCGGCGCGACGCACACTGCTGGCGAAAGGGCGACAGGAAATCAATACCCGCGCCATCGTCGGCACGGCAATCGCGCAGCGCCAACTGGTGGATGCAGCAACCAAGAAGACGGCAGCCGTACGACGCGGCGGTGCAGGAAAGCCAAAAACGAACGTGGATGACCGCGGATGGGGCTCGCTTCGGGGAATCGACTCCAGCAAACCTGTGCCCTTTGTCGAGGACACGGAGTGA
- a CDS encoding Mov34/MPN/PAD-1 family protein: MLLKLSPSELATLTTALKRAGDKEIGGQLFGEQVEPSHFRVSTMTLQARPGTFSRFLVDILQAVRDATRFFDRTHHQYRRYNYIGEWHSHPSFEVRPSGVDVQSMRDLVRDPDFKGSFAVLMIVRLRADKFEAGAWLFDPRGFEQNVKLELDA; encoded by the coding sequence ATGCTCTTAAAGCTTTCACCCAGTGAACTGGCAACTCTGACGACTGCCCTCAAGCGTGCCGGCGACAAGGAAATCGGGGGCCAGCTGTTCGGCGAACAGGTTGAGCCCTCGCACTTCCGCGTATCCACAATGACGCTTCAGGCTCGGCCCGGCACTTTCAGCCGGTTCCTGGTCGACATTCTTCAGGCCGTACGCGATGCAACGCGATTCTTCGACCGGACTCATCACCAGTATCGCCGCTACAACTATATCGGCGAGTGGCACAGCCATCCCAGCTTCGAAGTCCGCCCTAGTGGGGTCGACGTCCAGAGCATGCGGGATCTGGTCAGGGATCCGGATTTCAAGGGCAGCTTCGCAGTGCTGATGATCGTTCGCCTGCGCGCCGACAAATTCGAGGCGGGCGCTTGGCTCTTTGATCCACGCGGCTTCGAGCAAAACGTAAAATTGGAATTGGACGCATGA
- a CDS encoding M12 family metallopeptidase — protein MRNKLRVWLVSGTLLTMSCSLAQAQSARPAGVTDEELFGTVIRQSKWETLPIQVCWENPGENDARYRAITRSAVEETWERHSAVRFTGWRACAANDSGIHIRIADEGPHVKALGRYLDKRPEGMVLNFTFANWSPGCQRTQDFCVYAIAAHEFGHALGFAHEQNRPDAPAQCRAENAQGTTGDYNVTKYDPFSIMNYCNPTWNGDGKLSELDIEAVQKFYGK, from the coding sequence ATGAGAAACAAACTTCGGGTTTGGCTAGTATCCGGGACTTTGTTGACAATGTCATGCTCTTTGGCACAAGCCCAGAGCGCCCGTCCCGCGGGTGTCACTGATGAGGAATTGTTCGGGACTGTCATCCGTCAATCGAAATGGGAGACTCTACCGATCCAGGTCTGCTGGGAAAACCCGGGGGAGAACGACGCGCGCTATCGAGCAATTACTCGGTCTGCTGTCGAGGAGACTTGGGAACGGCATTCCGCCGTCCGGTTTACAGGTTGGAGGGCTTGCGCCGCCAACGACTCCGGAATTCACATTCGTATCGCCGATGAGGGGCCGCACGTGAAGGCGCTGGGACGCTACCTCGACAAGCGGCCCGAAGGAATGGTCCTGAATTTCACCTTTGCGAACTGGAGTCCTGGCTGTCAGCGCACCCAAGACTTTTGCGTGTACGCGATCGCCGCGCACGAGTTCGGCCATGCCCTCGGGTTTGCCCATGAGCAGAACCGCCCCGATGCTCCTGCGCAGTGCCGCGCTGAAAACGCGCAGGGCACGACCGGCGACTACAATGTGACGAAGTATGATCCCTTTTCCATCATGAACTATTGTAACCCGACATGGAACGGCGACGGGAAACTGAGCGAACTCGACATCGAGGCGGTGCAAAAATTCTACGGCAAGTAG